The Cellulomonas shaoxiangyii sequence CGGGCGCATCGAGGCCTGAGGCCGGCGCGGCTCGCCGCAGCGCGTGCTCCGGCCGCGTCCGGGAGACGTCAGGCGGCGAGCCGCGCCTTGACCTCCGCGAGCGACGGGTTCGTGGCGGCGGAGCCGTCGGGGAACACGACGGTCGGCACGGTCTGGTTGCCGCCGTTCACGGACTCGACGAACGCGGCCGCGTCCGGCTGCTGCTCGATGTCGACGACGTCGTAGGCGATGCCCGCGGCGTCCATCTGCTTCTTGAGCCGGTGGCAGTAGCCGCACCACGTCGTGGAGTACATCGTCACGGTGCCCGGGGCCGGCGTCGTCTCGCTCATGACGGCAGCGTGCCACGTGCCGCCGACGTGCGCCGGGCCGGCCGCCGCGCTCGTCCTCGCGCGCGGCGGCCGGCCCGGGCGGCGCCGACGTTCGGCGGTTCTCGTCACCCTGGGGGCGTCCGTCGCTGTCGGTGGGGGCTGCGAGACTGGGGCCGATGTCCGCCGACTCCCTCCTCGACGCGCTGGACCCCGAGCAGCGGGCGGTCGCCACCGCCCTCACGGGGCCCGTCTGCGTGCTCGCCGGCGCGGGCACCGGCAAGACGCGGGCCATCACGCACCGCATCGCCTACGGCGTGCGCACCGGCGTGTACCGGCCCGCCTCCGTGCTCGCCGTGACGTTCACGGCG is a genomic window containing:
- a CDS encoding mycoredoxin, with translation MSETTPAPGTVTMYSTTWCGYCHRLKKQMDAAGIAYDVVDIEQQPDAAAFVESVNGGNQTVPTVVFPDGSAATNPSLAEVKARLAA